The genomic interval TAGAACATATTACAGCTTATAGGCTATCTTGGGGAATCTGCATTAACAtgacaatttatttttctaaacaCTTGCTcaaaaagctaaaaactaCAATTGTTAACAGTGCTTCTAAACATAACAGCATCCACTGTTAATTGACAGTCGTTGGACTTCTTAAATCCCAAGAACAGTGTTAGTAAACAACTTAAATgtaaaatagttaaaatatatttagctGGTCTCCGTGTGCTTCTGTTAACTAAATTCCAAGAAAGAGTCGAATTTAATAACTTTTCACCCCATCACAGAAGTGCTCGATCTGGAGTTTATACCGCTGTCGAGTGGATCACGtttgcagcagccgcagcaggcATCAGCAACGGCATCAAATTCCAATTCAGCTGCCAGTATACAGGCGGCTTTGCGTTCGGGCagtgccgctgcagctgcttcgGGCAGTCTGGTTTCGATGGACCagcgcggcggcggcggcggtggtggcggcgaCGCATTGGCTGGCATCTCGctgggcagcggcagcgcggCCAGCGGCAGCATACCCTATGCGGATGATGCAATACTGGGAAGTGCTGGCGGTGGTCCCTCATCACCACGGCCAACATCGCCTGAGACATTGGGCGCACAGCCGCCGCCAGTGAGCTCCGCTACTTCAACGGTTAAGAGTCTGCGCTCCTGGTTTTTACCGACGGCtagcaaacagcagcagcagccggcgaCTGCTAGCTCGGCCGGCTCTGGGAATTTCGGTATGcctggcaacagcaacaattccaacaacaacaattacaacaacacaaacatcacaacagcaacaagcgccAACTCGAACaccaacaacacaacaaccgGCACGATTAATTTTACCACCAATGTCACCACCAAAAATATCCTTAACTCAGAGCTTCTGGATACTAGTTCTCAAGGTTcattctattattattttactttcttatttaatgtttttcatatttctatataaCGGTACAggtttcgttttttttatgttttttgtatTGTGTATCTTTTGCATTATTATCGTAACTACTCTATCGATATCTTAAAATAACCCTTATATCTGTCTATACTAAATTGCCTAACTCATAAAAGGCCTTCTGCCACTTTCTACATTAGTTCTACCAAAAGCTGTGTTCAGTATAAAAAAGTCATTTGATTAACACAAGAGTATCAAAGCATCGGGTTTCTTGATAGTATTTATCACTAGCATGAACTGTTACAAATAATAGACTATAAAACTAATCTAAAAACATAGTCAGTCGTTCCGTTCGAACCAACTTTCTGCCTTTAGATTCGGTTCGCATCGGTTACAGCCTAGATTTGAGATCCACCCAAAAATTGTTAACTAACGAAAATGGTTAAATTCGCCCgaaatgtttgtatttgtattttaaactCAACCAGCTTTCAGAACCCTTTTCCGTAAAACTATGTATTGCTAGCTTCAATCAGGATTCTTCCTATTACACTTGATGTTTGTCAATCGTCCCTAggcttatcgataacaatgtATTTAAGCCCTATTTGTGTGCAGGAAGGTGCCTAATGCAGATAAGtgtattatttgttatttgcatttgtgttttgcatttatatatataaactttttgtatttatatacgaAATATACACTCAAACACCAGCCAAATGTTACCCtccccccccacacacacacacacacacacaaacagagacACTCACAACGGATAACTGCAACTAACACAATTCTCAAAGCTTTTTTATTTCGCATTTTTGTGTAATGCTTTTTTGCACGCCATCATCCATCATTCATTTATTCAACCAACGCGTACATTTGATTCATTGTCGATTCGATCATCCATGCACGACCGATCAactaatcaaaattaaaaactttagatcagcaacaacaacaacagcagcagcagcagcagccgaatgAGGCCCTAACACCAACTGCTAGTGCAGCTGGCAGAAAGCAAATGAATGCAACGACAAGCGAACAACATTTATCGAAATCATTAAATGAGCAAGATCATCTAaatcatcagcaacaacaacaacaacaacaacagactgCAGTGGGCAACAACggtgccacaacaacaacaacagcaacagcaacaacgtcCAGACGTACAACGtcacttttaaatatattcacatCAAACTCTCAGGGTAAATTATAAATGTAGAGTGCCTCAACCCAGACCAACCCAACCCAAACCAACCCATGCCCTACCCTCGCtaagaattatatatattcatatgtatatacatttaaaattagatAACAGTTTTCAAGGCTTTTATGCATGGCTTTTTACAATGTACAAACTATCTAATTTTCTCACAAGTCCTTAACATTTCACTAAACCATTTGTTGCACTTTAAATATGGCGGTGTTTGAGTTGAATTAAGAATCTTTAAGTATAACCGATTTGTGTGTTTCGCTGTTGTCCAACACTATGCTCCACCTAAGCACTTTCAACACTGCGCAAGTttagtataaattatttcatcCTTTGTTTGCTctttaaaatgtataataattatgtcattaaaaaataatcgaTGAGGAATTTAAAGCCTTCTTTTTAGGCAAACTccataaaaataattcaatttaaatccCAACAAGCTGTGGAACTATAAACGATAATCGtttattgtttcaatgtttaattttgaatatataattttgttaattgaCATTTTCTTCCTAAGAATGCAACTTTTATAATacattatatatgttttagtGTTAAGTTACTCGTTCAAAAGCTAAACTTAGTGTGAATTTGCGTAGCTCGTGGAgctatttatgtatttgttgtaCTTGTTATCCCTGAGcagtagatatatatatgtatattactCTATAATGATTGTCGCGAAGCTTGTTGTCCCTGTACAGTCAAGTAACCTTATTTCATATCTCACGTGACTAAACttgatattaatattatcCCAAAATAGTTTCGGGCATTTTGCGTAGTAGACGCGACAAGgcgaaaaccaaaaaatcaaaaaagaagaaagacaaCGAGGCTGGCGATCACAATATACAGGAGGAGCGTTTGGCCAGGTGACATTCgacttttgtttttacatCAATTACTTGGTCTCttattgtgtttatttttctctAAACAGCGCGGACCGTGGTAATAACACATTGCTCGACTATGATGATCATGGGCGCAGCATGAAGACGCAAAAttccagcggcagcagcgcagGCGGGGGCTTGGCTGCTTTGTCTGCGACTTCGGCACAGGGCAGCGTTGATTCGGCGGGCGCCAGCAGCATGGGCGGCAGCGGAGGCGGAGTGCCCGGTGCCGGTGGCAGCGCTCTGGCCAATGCCAGCAGCGTATCCATCGTGGGCACAGCGAccacaactgcagcagcagcgtccgCTGCCGGCGGTCCCAATGCCAGTAGTGGTGGTTACGAGGTGGATGAGGAGGGCTTCAGCATACAGCCAGCTAAGGAAATTGCCTGGGAGGAGGGCCATGACAAGTGTAAGCCAGTTTTTCAAACTATCCAGAGAATAGTGTCACTTAATACGCAACATATTTAGCAGCCGGCAGCTTTTACACCGACTCAGACTCGGATTCGGATAACGATAAGCGACGCATTCACGTCAAGATTAAGCCGCTCAACAATGGACAGGCCCCCATGTCGGCTAGCGTGGATGAGCTGAGGGCAACTGTGGAGAATATTTCGTTATCACCCACGGGCGTATTTGCGGTACGTGAAGTTCAGAATGCAGCGCTAACAAATACCGATtgttaaaagaaatttaatttgctaaCATTTAAcgaaaatttaaacaaatttttaaatatatattttctctacAGCATcacagccagcagctgcaagGAGGGCCACGCGGCGCGGCTGCATCGCGACAACAATCGCCGGAGATATCGAATGCCTCAACGCCCACGGCCAGCGTGCATCCGTATGCGCCGCTGCAGAGTCCGACGCTGtccaacaacaatgccaataATCCGAGTCACAATCGCTATGCAGATCTGGGCGATATATTCTCGGAGCTGGGCGAAATGAGCGTCTCGGCGCCAGCATCGGCAACGCTGAGCAAACCGCCAGGCCGGCAGATACCGACACCGACATCCgctggcggcagcagcattgCCATACCACGACCGCCATCGCGTCGCTCGGATATGATTGCCATTGGtccggcagcggcagccgcggcggcggcggcagcagcagcagcatcggcaTCAACAAATCTCGGCCGTGGACGCATGAGTCCAGCGCCGGCAATGAATCGAGCAGACAGCATTGGCAGTCTAGAGTTTCGCACCGCCATTGGGGGCATGGGCTCATCGCGTGGTCCGTCGCCGCTGACAATCGGCATATCGGACACAATACCGCTGGCGGTGGCATTCCATGAGATTATACACGCCTATTTCAGAGGCAGCGATGAGTCGCGCTGTCAGGTGAAGGTGTCCGGTGATATGATGCTATCATTCCCAGCCGGCATTGCCGGCCTGTTAGCCAATAACCCGAATCCAGCCAAGCTGGGCTTTCGCATTAAGCAAGTACAAAATCTAGAGAGTCTCGTGCCCAATGGCAAACTGGTGCAAATGTAAGTGAACCGAGCATTAAATACTCAAACCCTGCCCTAATATCTCTCCTTTACAGAGATCGCCAACAGTCGAGCGGATTGAGCACGCTGCTGGAGTTTAATATGCCTGCGCTAACTGCATTGTTTCGCAGGCAGGCAGAGAATAATCCGACTGCCTCGTACTTTAATGTGGACATACTCAAGTATCAGGTGCGCACCAAACCAGGCGCCAGCTCGTGTCCCTTCCAGTTAGTCAGCTACTGGAAGTGCGAGCCCAGCTATACGGCGCTCAAAGTTGACTACAAGTATAATAATCATGCCATGGCCAGCGCCTCACCCTTGCTGAATGTCACACTCTCCGTGCCAGTTAATGGGTCCGTGCGTAATGTTCAGTCCAAACCGCATTCATCCTGGTAAGCATCTAGCACTAATGAACTTACGTTCTGTCCTAACTATTCTCCTGTTTAGGCTGGGTGAATCGAATCGCTTGGTTTGGAACTTTACGGACATATCGCAAAATTCACAGGATGGCGGCGTGGGCACGCTTCGTGCACGACTCGAACTCAACGATGGGCCTTCAACTCCAGCCACGATGGCCACACAGTTTAATTGCGAGGGTACCACCCTGTCAGGCATTGAGTTTGAGCTTCAAGGCAGCGGCTATCGCCTGTCCTTGGTTAAAAGGCGTTTCGTTTCAGGTGCGTTAATGTGCTAAAGGCTTGTTAGATAAttgtgtttaatatttttttttttgcattacaGGCAAATACGTCTGCGAGGGCGATGGCATACGTAGTGGGGCTACGCCCACGCCGCCCTCAGTTGGCTCAACCAGTCCGTATTCGGCTAAATCGAATTAGTGGCAATTGGCTCGTGAAAACCCTAGCGAAATTTGTATCTaaaactgaaaattgaaaGATTTTGTAATACGACAAGACGGGCATGAGTTTGTGAAGTGGCTGTTATTCGACTCACCTCTGTTTTGCTACTGTGCATTTGGGTTTATCattatgatgtatttttgtatCACTTGTACTGTTAAATCTGTTAGAACTGGATGGCCCGATTTTGTATAGCCGTAACAACTGGAtgtattatttgttatatttatatacactatatatatattatatgcttagaaatgtatttattatgttaattaaaCGCGATGTAAACAATACTTTGTACGTAGCTATGTAGATATctaaaaacaaacagacacCCTCATACACATACTACAGCGTGGGAAAGCACGTTGATTTTATGTTCACTTTTGTACACAcaataacacacacaacaccaaatgtattaaaacaaattcaagATTCAAAAGCagttggtttttattttaataattggaTTGATGCGCCTACCTAACTGTTGCCAGAAACTGAAGAAACAGAACAGAAATGATGTTTAACATAAAAaagcaatttcaaattaaCCGCGCGCGCGCTCTGTTATTTAACATGCCTTTATTAATCGACGATATTCAGCGTTTACAATCGATAAGTCAACAGTttcaaataagaaaaaaagtacataatatttattaaaatgtgtATATTAAGAGTGTAATATATCTGTTGCTGcatgcattttatatatttatgagaaTCTGGTACAAATCTTTACAAAATCCGCCCATTTTACCCGCCTGTCAGCGCACGCACGAAACTGTCACCAAAGCTTGTTTGGCCGCTGGCGCCTTTTCTGCGTCtgatattattttgttgcttaattaacaaaaatacattCACACATGAAATAAatccacacaaacacacacataagtaTATTAGCCAGAGAACATGACAAACCGGTTTCGCTTTCGGCTcgccaataaaaaaaaggaaattagTCGCagccaaaaattgaaaataaactcGTGCGTCTAACAAAAAGAAATCCCAAGCGATTTCGTGGGAGCAAAGTGGTTTCGAAGTTATGCATAGAATTTACGCCTGCAATTTGTAGTTGCGGtctattttaaatgttatacgtATTGgtacatacgtatgtacatacaataAACAGCTGTCGTTTCTTGTCTTTGGGCCTGTTGCGCCAGTTCTGTTATTGTTGACGCGTGACGTCATCATGgcacaaattgatttcaagGTCGTCGCCGGTCGCATTTTCATTTCACTTGACACGCTTTGCcttctgcttttgctgcttctgttgtttCCGTCCCCCACTTAGCGGGATTTCAAATATATCCATACGCATTAAATATGTCAATTAATGAATAAACCGAAAATAATTACTAGTATGTATTTCTGAAATATATGCAGCGCATTTAAgtgcacatatatgtatgtacattctGCAGACCTGCTGgctgcatatgtacatacatatatggcaaaaatatctacatatatattagatGTCAAACGATAAgattaaattacaaaacaaaagtgGCAGCCAAAGTTTTGTGTACGTTAGCGACGAGTAGTCGTCCgtattgtgcatatataacaatatatatattagttatatgccagtcagtcagtttaattgtttaacaaaAGCGACAAGCACAACAATTGTTACATatctttatttatatgtgcCCATT from Drosophila virilis strain 15010-1051.87 chromosome 2, Dvir_AGI_RSII-ME, whole genome shotgun sequence carries:
- the LOC6633094 gene encoding F-BAR domain only protein 2 isoform X7 produces the protein MTVDFNDYFWGEKNNGYDVLYHNMKFGLVASKELSEFLREKSNIEEQNSKMMSKLAHKASTGTLNSTFAPVWTILRTSAEKLSTLHMQMVQKLTELVKDVAKYADELHKKHKCVKEEESQTLECVQAIQTSTVAVQKLRDLYASKVLELEKLRKDNGSHKDAEKLESKLKKLQEDYKALLDKHNPIKNEFERRMTQTCKRFQEIEEVHLRQMKEFLSTYLEMLQNNHDMVGQVHSDFKRQFVDMSVDKLLEQFVLNKYTGLEKPEVLDLEFIPLSSGSRLQQPQQASATASNSNSAASIQAALRSGSAAAAASGSLVSMDQRGGGGGGGGDALAGISLGSGSAASGSIPYADDAILGSAGGGPSSPRPTSPETLGAQPPPVSSATSTVKSLRSWFLPTASKQQQQPATASSAGSGNFVSGILRSRRDKAKTKKSKKKKDNEAGDHNIQEERLASADRGNNTLLDYDDHGRSMKTQNSSGSSAGGGLAALSATSAQGSVDSAGASSMGGSGGGVPGAGGSALANASSVSIVGTATTTAAAASAAGGPNASSGGYEVDEEGFSIQPAKEIAWEEGHDKSAGSFYTDSDSDSDNDKRRIHVKIKPLNNGQAPMSASVDELRATVENISLSPTGVFAHHSQQLQGGPRGAAASRQQSPEISNASTPTASVHPYAPLQSPTLSNNNANNPSHNRYADLGDIFSELGEMSVSAPASATLSKPPGRQIPTPTSAGGSSIAIPRPPSRRSDMIAIGPAAAAAAAAAAAAASASTNLGRGRMSPAPAMNRADSIGSLEFRTAIGGMGSSRGPSPLTIGISDTIPLAVAFHEIIHAYFRGSDESRCQVKVSGDMMLSFPAGIAGLLANNPNPAKLGFRIKQVQNLESLVPNGKLVQIDRQQSSGLSTLLEFNMPALTALFRRQAENNPTASYFNVDILKYQVRTKPGASSCPFQLVSYWKCEPSYTALKVDYKYNNHAMASASPLLNVTLSVPVNGSVRNVQSKPHSSWLGESNRLVWNFTDISQNSQDGGVGTLRARLELNDGPSTPATMATQFNCEGTTLSGIEFELQGSGYRLSLVKRRFVSGKYVCEGDGIRSGATPTPPSVGSTSPYSAKSN
- the LOC6633094 gene encoding F-BAR domain only protein 2 isoform X2, with the protein product MTVDFNDYFWGEKNNGYDVLYHNMKFGLVASKELSEFLREKSNIEEQNSKMMSKLAHKASTGTLNSTFAPVWTILRTSAEKLSTLHMQMVQKLTELVKDVAKYADELHKKHKCVKEEESQTLECVQAIQTSTVAVQKLRDLYASKVLELEKLRKDNGSHKDAEKLESKLKKLQEDYKALLDKHNPIKNEFERRMTQTCKRFQEIEEVHLRQMKEFLSTYLEMLQNNHDMVGQVHSDFKRQFVDMSVDKLLEQFVLNKYTGLEKPEVLDLEFIPLSSGSRLQQPQQASATASNSNSAASIQAALRSGSAAAAASGSLVSMDQRGGGGGGGGDALAGISLGSGSAASGSIPYADDAILGSAGGGPSSPRPTSPETLGAQPPPVSSATSTVKSLRSWFLPTASKQQQQPATASSAGSGNFGMPGNSNNSNNNNYNNTNITTATSANSNTNNTTTGTINFTTNVTTKNILNSELLDTSSQDQQQQQQQQQQQPNEALTPTASAAGRKQMNATTSEQHLSKSLNEQDHLNHQQQQQQQQQTAVGNNGATTTTTATATTSRRTTSLLNIFTSNSQVSGILRSRRDKAKTKKSKKKKDNEAGDHNIQEERLASADRGNNTLLDYDDHGRSMKTQNSSGSSAGGGLAALSATSAQGSVDSAGASSMGGSGGGVPGAGGSALANASSVSIVGTATTTAAAASAAGGPNASSGGYEVDEEGFSIQPAKEIAWEEGHDKSGSFYTDSDSDSDNDKRRIHVKIKPLNNGQAPMSASVDELRATVENISLSPTGVFAHHSQQLQGGPRGAAASRQQSPEISNASTPTASVHPYAPLQSPTLSNNNANNPSHNRYADLGDIFSELGEMSVSAPASATLSKPPGRQIPTPTSAGGSSIAIPRPPSRRSDMIAIGPAAAAAAAAAAAAASASTNLGRGRMSPAPAMNRADSIGSLEFRTAIGGMGSSRGPSPLTIGISDTIPLAVAFHEIIHAYFRGSDESRCQVKVSGDMMLSFPAGIAGLLANNPNPAKLGFRIKQVQNLESLVPNGKLVQIDRQQSSGLSTLLEFNMPALTALFRRQAENNPTASYFNVDILKYQVRTKPGASSCPFQLVSYWKCEPSYTALKVDYKYNNHAMASASPLLNVTLSVPVNGSVRNVQSKPHSSWLGESNRLVWNFTDISQNSQDGGVGTLRARLELNDGPSTPATMATQFNCEGTTLSGIEFELQGSGYRLSLVKRRFVSGKYVCEGDGIRSGATPTPPSVGSTSPYSAKSN
- the LOC6633094 gene encoding F-BAR domain only protein 2 isoform X1: MTVDFNDYFWGEKNNGYDVLYHNMKFGLVASKELSEFLREKSNIEEQNSKMMSKLAHKASTGTLNSTFAPVWTILRTSAEKLSTLHMQMVQKLTELVKDVAKYADELHKKHKCVKEEESQTLECVQAIQTSTVAVQKLRDLYASKVLELEKLRKDNGSHKDAEKLESKLKKLQEDYKALLDKHNPIKNEFERRMTQTCKRFQEIEEVHLRQMKEFLSTYLEMLQNNHDMVGQVHSDFKRQFVDMSVDKLLEQFVLNKYTGLEKPEVLDLEFIPLSSGSRLQQPQQASATASNSNSAASIQAALRSGSAAAAASGSLVSMDQRGGGGGGGGDALAGISLGSGSAASGSIPYADDAILGSAGGGPSSPRPTSPETLGAQPPPVSSATSTVKSLRSWFLPTASKQQQQPATASSAGSGNFGMPGNSNNSNNNNYNNTNITTATSANSNTNNTTTGTINFTTNVTTKNILNSELLDTSSQDQQQQQQQQQQQPNEALTPTASAAGRKQMNATTSEQHLSKSLNEQDHLNHQQQQQQQQQTAVGNNGATTTTTATATTSRRTTSLLNIFTSNSQVSGILRSRRDKAKTKKSKKKKDNEAGDHNIQEERLASADRGNNTLLDYDDHGRSMKTQNSSGSSAGGGLAALSATSAQGSVDSAGASSMGGSGGGVPGAGGSALANASSVSIVGTATTTAAAASAAGGPNASSGGYEVDEEGFSIQPAKEIAWEEGHDKSAGSFYTDSDSDSDNDKRRIHVKIKPLNNGQAPMSASVDELRATVENISLSPTGVFAHHSQQLQGGPRGAAASRQQSPEISNASTPTASVHPYAPLQSPTLSNNNANNPSHNRYADLGDIFSELGEMSVSAPASATLSKPPGRQIPTPTSAGGSSIAIPRPPSRRSDMIAIGPAAAAAAAAAAAAASASTNLGRGRMSPAPAMNRADSIGSLEFRTAIGGMGSSRGPSPLTIGISDTIPLAVAFHEIIHAYFRGSDESRCQVKVSGDMMLSFPAGIAGLLANNPNPAKLGFRIKQVQNLESLVPNGKLVQIDRQQSSGLSTLLEFNMPALTALFRRQAENNPTASYFNVDILKYQVRTKPGASSCPFQLVSYWKCEPSYTALKVDYKYNNHAMASASPLLNVTLSVPVNGSVRNVQSKPHSSWLGESNRLVWNFTDISQNSQDGGVGTLRARLELNDGPSTPATMATQFNCEGTTLSGIEFELQGSGYRLSLVKRRFVSGKYVCEGDGIRSGATPTPPSVGSTSPYSAKSN
- the LOC6633094 gene encoding F-BAR domain only protein 2 isoform X4, which codes for MTVDFNDYFWGEKNNGYDVLYHNMKFGLVASKELSEFLREKSNIEEQNSKMMSKLAHKASTGTLNSTFAPVWTILRTSAEKLSTLHMQMVQKLTELVKDVAKYADELHKKHKCVKEEESQTLECVQAIQTSTVAVQKLRDLYASKVLELEKLRKDNGSHKDAEKLESKLKKLQEDYKALLDKHNPIKNEFERRMTQTCKRFQEIEEVHLRQMKEFLSTYLEMLQNNHDMVGQVHSDFKRQFVDMSVDKLLEQFVLNKYTGLEKPEVLDLEFIPLSSGSRLQQPQQASATASNSNSAASIQAALRSGSAAAAASGSLVSMDQRGGGGGGGGDALAGISLGSGSAASGSIPYADDAILGSAGGGPSSPRPTSPETLGAQPPPVSSATSTVKSLRSWFLPTASKQQQQPATASSAGSGNFDQQQQQQQQQQQPNEALTPTASAAGRKQMNATTSEQHLSKSLNEQDHLNHQQQQQQQQQTAVGNNGATTTTTATATTSRRTTSLLNIFTSNSQVSGILRSRRDKAKTKKSKKKKDNEAGDHNIQEERLASADRGNNTLLDYDDHGRSMKTQNSSGSSAGGGLAALSATSAQGSVDSAGASSMGGSGGGVPGAGGSALANASSVSIVGTATTTAAAASAAGGPNASSGGYEVDEEGFSIQPAKEIAWEEGHDKSGSFYTDSDSDSDNDKRRIHVKIKPLNNGQAPMSASVDELRATVENISLSPTGVFAHHSQQLQGGPRGAAASRQQSPEISNASTPTASVHPYAPLQSPTLSNNNANNPSHNRYADLGDIFSELGEMSVSAPASATLSKPPGRQIPTPTSAGGSSIAIPRPPSRRSDMIAIGPAAAAAAAAAAAAASASTNLGRGRMSPAPAMNRADSIGSLEFRTAIGGMGSSRGPSPLTIGISDTIPLAVAFHEIIHAYFRGSDESRCQVKVSGDMMLSFPAGIAGLLANNPNPAKLGFRIKQVQNLESLVPNGKLVQIDRQQSSGLSTLLEFNMPALTALFRRQAENNPTASYFNVDILKYQVRTKPGASSCPFQLVSYWKCEPSYTALKVDYKYNNHAMASASPLLNVTLSVPVNGSVRNVQSKPHSSWLGESNRLVWNFTDISQNSQDGGVGTLRARLELNDGPSTPATMATQFNCEGTTLSGIEFELQGSGYRLSLVKRRFVSGKYVCEGDGIRSGATPTPPSVGSTSPYSAKSN
- the LOC6633094 gene encoding F-BAR domain only protein 2 isoform X3, whose protein sequence is MTVDFNDYFWGEKNNGYDVLYHNMKFGLVASKELSEFLREKSNIEEQNSKMMSKLAHKASTGTLNSTFAPVWTILRTSAEKLSTLHMQMVQKLTELVKDVAKYADELHKKHKCVKEEESQTLECVQAIQTSTVAVQKLRDLYASKVLELEKLRKDNGSHKDAEKLESKLKKLQEDYKALLDKHNPIKNEFERRMTQTCKRFQEIEEVHLRQMKEFLSTYLEMLQNNHDMVGQVHSDFKRQFVDMSVDKLLEQFVLNKYTGLEKPEVLDLEFIPLSSGSRLQQPQQASATASNSNSAASIQAALRSGSAAAAASGSLVSMDQRGGGGGGGGDALAGISLGSGSAASGSIPYADDAILGSAGGGPSSPRPTSPETLGAQPPPVSSATSTVKSLRSWFLPTASKQQQQPATASSAGSGNFDQQQQQQQQQQQPNEALTPTASAAGRKQMNATTSEQHLSKSLNEQDHLNHQQQQQQQQQTAVGNNGATTTTTATATTSRRTTSLLNIFTSNSQVSGILRSRRDKAKTKKSKKKKDNEAGDHNIQEERLASADRGNNTLLDYDDHGRSMKTQNSSGSSAGGGLAALSATSAQGSVDSAGASSMGGSGGGVPGAGGSALANASSVSIVGTATTTAAAASAAGGPNASSGGYEVDEEGFSIQPAKEIAWEEGHDKSAGSFYTDSDSDSDNDKRRIHVKIKPLNNGQAPMSASVDELRATVENISLSPTGVFAHHSQQLQGGPRGAAASRQQSPEISNASTPTASVHPYAPLQSPTLSNNNANNPSHNRYADLGDIFSELGEMSVSAPASATLSKPPGRQIPTPTSAGGSSIAIPRPPSRRSDMIAIGPAAAAAAAAAAAAASASTNLGRGRMSPAPAMNRADSIGSLEFRTAIGGMGSSRGPSPLTIGISDTIPLAVAFHEIIHAYFRGSDESRCQVKVSGDMMLSFPAGIAGLLANNPNPAKLGFRIKQVQNLESLVPNGKLVQIDRQQSSGLSTLLEFNMPALTALFRRQAENNPTASYFNVDILKYQVRTKPGASSCPFQLVSYWKCEPSYTALKVDYKYNNHAMASASPLLNVTLSVPVNGSVRNVQSKPHSSWLGESNRLVWNFTDISQNSQDGGVGTLRARLELNDGPSTPATMATQFNCEGTTLSGIEFELQGSGYRLSLVKRRFVSGKYVCEGDGIRSGATPTPPSVGSTSPYSAKSN
- the LOC6633094 gene encoding F-BAR domain only protein 2 isoform X5, which codes for MTVDFNDYFWGEKNNGYDVLYHNMKFGLVASKELSEFLREKSNIEEQNSKMMSKLAHKASTGTLNSTFAPVWTILRTSAEKLSTLHMQMVQKLTELVKDVAKYADELHKKHKCVKEEESQTLECVQAIQTSTVAVQKLRDLYASKVLELEKLRKDNGSHKDAEKLESKLKKLQEDYKALLDKHNPIKNEFERRMTQTCKRFQEIEEVHLRQMKEFLSTYLEMLQNNHDMVGQVHSDFKRQFVDMSVDKLLEQFVLNKYTGLEKPEVLDLEFIPLSSGSRLQQPQQASATASNSNSAASIQAALRSGSAAAAASGSLVSMDQRGGGGGGGGDALAGISLGSGSAASGSIPYADDAILGSAGGGPSSPRPTSPETLGAQPPPVSSATSTVKSLRSWFLPTASKQQQQPATASSAGSGNFGMPGNSNNSNNNNYNNTNITTATSANSNTNNTTTGTINFTTNVTTKNILNSELLDTSSQVSGILRSRRDKAKTKKSKKKKDNEAGDHNIQEERLASADRGNNTLLDYDDHGRSMKTQNSSGSSAGGGLAALSATSAQGSVDSAGASSMGGSGGGVPGAGGSALANASSVSIVGTATTTAAAASAAGGPNASSGGYEVDEEGFSIQPAKEIAWEEGHDKSAGSFYTDSDSDSDNDKRRIHVKIKPLNNGQAPMSASVDELRATVENISLSPTGVFAHHSQQLQGGPRGAAASRQQSPEISNASTPTASVHPYAPLQSPTLSNNNANNPSHNRYADLGDIFSELGEMSVSAPASATLSKPPGRQIPTPTSAGGSSIAIPRPPSRRSDMIAIGPAAAAAAAAAAAAASASTNLGRGRMSPAPAMNRADSIGSLEFRTAIGGMGSSRGPSPLTIGISDTIPLAVAFHEIIHAYFRGSDESRCQVKVSGDMMLSFPAGIAGLLANNPNPAKLGFRIKQVQNLESLVPNGKLVQIDRQQSSGLSTLLEFNMPALTALFRRQAENNPTASYFNVDILKYQVRTKPGASSCPFQLVSYWKCEPSYTALKVDYKYNNHAMASASPLLNVTLSVPVNGSVRNVQSKPHSSWLGESNRLVWNFTDISQNSQDGGVGTLRARLELNDGPSTPATMATQFNCEGTTLSGIEFELQGSGYRLSLVKRRFVSGKYVCEGDGIRSGATPTPPSVGSTSPYSAKSN